In Anomaloglossus baeobatrachus isolate aAnoBae1 chromosome 3, aAnoBae1.hap1, whole genome shotgun sequence, one genomic interval encodes:
- the LOC142295758 gene encoding uncharacterized protein LOC142295758 has protein sequence MNNDHSSSTAPDQKDTSNDWPELNELLDEVFPTRDSEVSAVADGSSVFHPVVGDEIHPKESTNYQKRDLHEAQRHLDPTYLSNVLERGFTGIQEVRGLRTSVRQLHPSVRQIHTSVRQLHPSLRQIHTSVRQLHPSVRQIHTSVRQLHPSLRQIHTSVRQIHTSVRQIHTSVRQIHTSVRQLVDDMKECVHTMRFCTTRMLAFQEMITTASETTHTLQSGVHLTQANILKDVSPKTPRN, from the exons ATGAATAACGATCACAGCTCCAGCACTG CTCCTGACCAGAAGGACACCAGTAATGATTGGCCAGAGCTGAACGAATTATTAGATGAAGTTTTCCCTACAAGGGATTCAGAAGTTTCTGCTGTAGCTGATGGTTCCAGTGTCTTCCATCCGGTGGTGGGAGATGAGATACATCCAAAAGAGAGTACTAACTATCAGAAGAGGGATCTACATGAAGCACAACGCCACCTTGATCCGACGTATCTATCCAATGTGCTGGAAAGGGGCTTCACTGGAATTCAAGAAGTGCGCGGGCTCCGTACATCAGTGCGCCAGCTCCATCCATCAGTACGCCAGATCCATACATCAGTACGCCAGCTCCATCCATCATTACGCCAGATCCATACATCAGTACGCCAGCTCCATCCATCAGTACGCCAGATCCATACATCAGTACGCCAGCTCCATCCATCATTACGCCAGATCCATACATCAGTGCGCCAGATCCATACATCCGTGCGCCAGATCCATACATCAGTGCGCCAGATCCATACATCAGTGCGCCAATTAGTTGATGACATGAAAGAATGTGTCCACACCATGAGATTCTGCACCACCAGGATGCTGGCGTTCCAGGAGATGATTACCACCGCCTCAGAGACAACCCATACCCTCCAAAGTGGAGTCCACTTAACACAGGCAAACATATTAAAA GATGTGTCACCAAAAACGCCAAGGAACTAA